Genomic segment of Gigantopelta aegis isolate Gae_Host chromosome 10, Gae_host_genome, whole genome shotgun sequence:
TTcaacacagcactacaccttcaacgtctattgccTGTCAATCTAGGTTTTtttttgacgggatgcaacctatCTCGTCCcaataagctgtgcaccctaacggccttaacgaggccactcacgtggacctTCGTtgaaaagtttatgtcgaaattactttctttttttaatattattaaatagtccgatcctctcttctttctcttatttatttttggactgtccttctaaaatgctccaaattatataaatcttTGATTTTTTTCCTTGTAACTTAtataaatcttcttttttttggcttgtaacttcttcttttttaaaattctgttaacttttttactaattgctattttcaaaattctgcccattttcaactctaccccccccccccccccccccccacacacacctccctccatcccgagtcaggccaccgatcttatataatttcattttgatcgcccgatctaatctagcgaccaaatttaatgagtagaattttctttattaattatattaattagagatgcgcataaaacatttaaaggcccactatttaatttttggatgtaaatttcaaattgtccgctttttttttttctgtccggggacaagcccctggctatccagagacaggccacgggacggacatgctcgaatctctagtggtatatgagcatgtaaaaattattcgcactcgcacccTATTGACTTTCTAGAACCCAATAGCGGAGATGTTTGTACCTCGATGTTTGGGTTCGGCGGTCTCCGGTTTCTTTACCCGACATTCCACACCGGAGATCTCGTAAGCCTGATTAAGCGCGGTCTCGTGGGTTTCCGTGGCCGACACTTCGGAAACACTCGCCGGTCTTTTCTACACTTGTCTGGCTGTGGCCTACGCCAAATGTTTTGATGTACATATCACCCTGTATAGAACCAGATATGTTGAAATTCTCTCCCTCCACTGGTTCTTTCTTGCACCTCCTTAAAACTACCGCAACCTCATCGGCAGACTCGGGAAAGGATCTAAGGTGGGAAAACAGGTCCCAGGGCAGCAAAGGGCGTATCCGATGGGGCTTTAATGAAGGTTTGACCGTTCATTAAACGGGTAAAGAAGAAAGCCGTGTTATCTAGGAGTAAATATCAAAATCTTTTAATCTCGGCTATGGAATGCTGTAAAAACAGCAGACCATAAGTCGTAGGGTCCAAATCATGAAAAGGTGCCTGCCTCAACCAGGGGATAAATTCATTACCCTTTTCTTTAGGACTTACTTTAAGCTTTCTGCTTCGGTTGAGGTGGAGTGACTCACTCCCCAGGGGACCGCAGGGGTTACTGGTAGGGATATTTACCTGTGTAATAGACTCGGTGTCTTCACCATCCTCCGGTCGAGCGGCAGTGGTAGTCTTCCTCTTCCGACATTTCCTGGGTGCGGTGGGGGTCGGGGATCTTGGTGACCCGGGCTCAGCTGAGAGGGTGGGAGATTCAGAAACCGGTACGCTTAATTAGTTTACATTTGGATTTACAGACTTACCGTTAGTCGAATTCGAGATCTAGGAAGACaacgaatccccccccccccccacctcctcccCGAATCTGAACTTTCCTTGCAGTAATTTTCGTCAGTACAAACGGCACCGGAAATATCCCAGGGTAACTTGGATGTCCCACTAACATCTAGGGTCATGTGAGTTCCGAGCTGTCTATCTGAAATAAGGTCTGACAGCCCCCACCCCTCATCAGCCGGTCAATGCAAGCCTTGTCTGGCTCGCTCGACTGTCTGACCAGGGGATATGGGGAGTCACGAATGGCTTGTTTTGGCTGGGTTGGACCGAGTGGGATTCCATCTAACATTGGTGTCGTCACACTCTCCGCCCTCTCCATTTCGAATGGACCGCTCCGCAGTGGCGGTTGCGAATTTGTTTAAGATATTTGATATGCTAACATTTAAGTTGTCAATGGCCTTGTTCACTAAAGCTCTAGTGCTTTGCGTGATAACGATAGTAATCTGCGAAACGTTTATTAGAAATGTGGACAAACATAACTACTGCTCGCAACCGTAACCAAAGACAGTGGGTATTTGGCACTACCCACGCTACTATCATGTTTGTTTCAAAACGTAAACAAGGCCGTAAAAAACTATGTTCTACACCTAATTACGCTTTGACATGAACAAATAACAATACAGACTTACACACCAAACTAACACACACTTGGCAAAACTTAATAAACccaaataaaactgttttatataaGGATTGGACTGGATTTCAAATCTATATTATTTAGAGGCAGAAAAAACATGCCCTTCCTATTCCCGGGTATTGCCGGAAATGATCAAGTCATTTATGGGttttttacaagtcaggttaatgaaagcgAAGCGTCTTGTCGCAAATgactgcgtttgtttacactgtgtatacaggagttggtcggagctgacgtTACTTCGTCCCAAGCTAGAATTCCGGCGgcaacgaaaacaaaagaaattggCTGCCTTCAGTTAGCAGGAATATCCACGGGTTTTCATTAACTCTAAacttacgcgtttttcatttgttaaagtattagtatgtgCTGGTGGTCCGGGTaggcatctttccaacacataagtctcatgtttgagtttactatcCCTTTAAGAACTATAGTTCTGACCCACAGACCAAGTCTGAGACGTCAGCATAGGTAAAGGTCATATGATGACATCAGCCACTCATACCAAACAATGTGTTAATGTTATTAGGCAGGCACTTCACAATTTGTTTGTTGGCAGAACAGAAAAGGTTTTCATCAGTTCCCCTTAAATATGCAGCTATTTTTCCAAAGTTGCTTTTAGTAATAAGTAGAGaatcacatttggataaaacCTGTTGATCCAAGATAACTTTACTGAATGCGtcgcatttgtttttcatttgacctctctcaatatgaactatGTCTCCAGGAATGTCAACTATTTTATCAGGGAATAAACTTTTGGCTTTCTGTCGTACGACTTCTGAGTCTGAtgcaagaaatattttacataaatcACACGTGAAATTCTTTGTTATAAAGTCCCAGATTACTTTAATTGTCTCGTTAGTGTTGCGTTGTTCAGAATCATTAGGAATTGTTGGGTTTCGACCCAAACGAATATGAGCACACATTAATTTCCATCTTTTATCTGGTTTCGCCTTGTTAATAAAATCGATCAACACTGTGTTTAATCTCTTTGTTAGTTTGAACAAAATTCTCATAACATGTGCGAAAACCCTGTCTCTCGTCCATTTTTTCATCCACAAGAAATCAGAGGCATGGAAGTCGCTTTCCTGAAGTCGTGgaataaattcaaaattatgtCTGTAGTATATCACAGTTTCCTTCATCAGTGCGGAGAAGTTCTTTGTGTCAGCTGTTCTGAAAAATAAACCGTTATCCATGTGGCTTATTCGTTTAGATGGCAGGTTCTTCAGACGATCTAAATCGATGTTCCAGTCGATTAGGTGtggttcaaaataatcagttaggTTACAGGCCGGCGCTGTTATGCTGATTCCAAATGTTCTGTTGGTAATGAGAGATATTAAATAGCTAGACACGATTCCTTTAAGTCGATCGCCCCACCCACCACAAAGTTGGTTTTTGGTGCATTCGTAAATGATGTACCTGGCGGGAGTCGCATTTCTCATAGGTT
This window contains:
- the LOC121384692 gene encoding uncharacterized protein LOC121384692 yields the protein MVWQHHQSILVRTSTYPSLLKTQSATNTTSVKRMTSTDTTTSTEREQPMRNATPARYIIYECTKNQLCGGWGDRLKGIVSSYLISLITNRTFGISITAPACNLTDYFEPHLIDWNIDLDRLKNLPSKRISHMDNGLFFRTADTKNFSALMKETVIYYRHNFEFIPRLQESDFHASDFLWMKKWTRDRVFAHVMRILFKLTKRLNTVLIDFINKAKPDKRWKLMCAHIRLGRNPTIPNDSEQRNTNETIKVIWDFITKNFTCDLCKIFLASDSEVVRQKAKSLFPDKIVDIPGDIVHIERGQMKNKCDAFSKVILDQQVLSKCDSLLITKSNFGKIAAYLRGTDENLFCSANKQIVKCLPNNINTLFGMSG